From the Drechmeria coniospora strain ARSEF 6962 chromosome 02, whole genome shotgun sequence genome, the window AGAAGAGCAAAGAAAAGGGACTCCATTATCAATCCTGACGGCTATTTAATCCCCTGTACTTGGAGGCCCTTGAAGGCAAGACGGCAATTTCCACTCCTATGGTTatatacagtaagtaattaagtacttacatgtaggggtgcatgtacatgtatagttgtgctccgtaagtactgtacagtaggtgcagaTGGTCATATCCTAAtcacagtactccgtacggaacactccgtacaaccGTACTACTGTAAATAtttaagcaagtacaagtacagtacatacttgtacgtaccCAAATGACAATGCGGATCATCTAGAGTACATTTCCATGGCGTGCAGTTTTTCAATTTTGTCACCTGATGAGGAGTTCAAGTGCTTCGTACTTTTGCCGCggctactccgtatacaCTTGGTAGCTGCCAGTAATACCGCTAGCCCCAGGGAGAGCAGTGAACTACAGTAGCGGACTAGGacctactactgtacttgcttgcctcACAACAGCCCTGGAGGCTTGAAGACCAATTGCGAGCGAAGAATATAacatgtaatacatgtacatgtacacacgatatacggagtagcatGGCAGTCAGATATTCATTAAAACGACCACAGCTTCAAGCATCAAGAACCCTACGCAACGGTGACGATTTCGATCatatgtatgtacttgcttgcatagaagtacggtactgtacaagtgtactaggtaatagCTGGCGGGAGGATGAGCTGCGGGCGGTCGCGGCCGTCAGCAACCAGGGCGGTAAGGGATGTGCCGCAACAGATTTTCCTGCTCTCCATTTCTCATCGTCAAGGGAACTGCTTGGCGCCAAAGCCAGAGCATTGATCTTAGGTGaacagtactccatacacaGTGGTAGTACATGCGAGTTTCTATTCCTCCAACCACACACCATGACCTTGGAGTCGAGAAATCGTTGAGGAATCGTACCATCATTAGGGTCTTCGACTGCCAGCAACGCCAATGTGCAAGTTAATTCACTGCCCCGTGCATGATAATTatcctgtgcatgtacaatactaacttgtacttttacggagtattgtacgcagttcggagtacaagtTCTCGTCGGTACAGTATATGTACAGAGCACTGCACatcgtactccatactgaGTGCAACGAGTACGGTGCCCCCGTACAGCATTCCCTCCGTAAGTAATTTCAACtaatactgtagttgtacttgcttgcagttACAACTTGTGTTCCTCCCTGCAGCTAGGAGTAcgcagtgcatgcacagcactGTAACTCGTGCTACTGTACCCCTACGCTCgcagtattacagtacatgtacagtactccttGCGGGCCGGAGGAGttcgagcacgagtacggaatactacGTAGCGCGGAGCAAAGGTGCCCAACCGTGCGACAGTCCGTCTTACCCCTGGGGTGGtagagggggggaggggtggcGCAACGCCCATCCTCGGACCCTGCCGCTCTCACTCTCCGCCATTCTCCTCCTTCCAGCCACGCATCACGACAGCCAGAGAGTCGGCGATAGTATCCATCGTAAGTATTCCCCATCCTATCCTCGCCCTGACCGACAATCGCAGCGCCCGTGCATTTCATGTACCTACacgtatactgtacaactacctactcgtacagcaagtatgcATGTCAGGCAGGGCCACTGGCGCCGCGAGCGCACGCGCTCAGGCGTGGGCCCTGCCTAAAcccatgcatgcatgtaccgaGGCCGAGTGGTTCCACAGTTGTGCCCCGACTCTCACACggctgcccccccccccccatgtTGTGTACACctattccgtacttgtaaaCAAACCCCCAAGACCATTCAGCAAAGAACTAACTGCCCTGGGTGCGCCCGATCCCACCACTCCTCAACCCGATTTGTCCATTCTTTCGTTCGTCTCTCGCTGACCTTCCTCCGTCGGGCTGACTAGAATCTGGCCACGGTTCGGGAGCGCATATTTACATATATATATCAGTATATATATGTACGTATTGTGGCCTCATCGCTGAATCGAGTACGAGGCCAATCCCCGTCCAACTCCCGTATCCACGTCCACCATGTCGGTCAAGTTTGAGAGGGACACGGTCAAGCAGACGGTGCAGAACGTCATGTCTGGAACTCTTCCAAAGGACGGCCAGATCCCCGGCACCAGTGGAAGACATCCCCTTGCCGAAACGGTCGGCACGGCCCTCACCGGCGGCATCCAAAATGCTGGAACCAAGGGCTATCTGGCGGTATGTCTTCTCCAGTCGCGCGCTCCGGCTAGACGCTGACGGTTTGTTTGTCACGCCGACATAGGCCTACATCAAGCAGCTCGAATCCAACCCTCTGCGGACGAAAATGCTTACCGCTGGTTCTCTCGCCGGTGCCCAAGAGCTCATCGCCTCTTGGCTTGCCAAGGACCGCAACAAGCATGGCCACTACTTCACATCGCGCGTCCCCAAGATGGCCGCCTACGGCGCTCTTGTCAGCGCCCCTCTGGGCCACATCCTCATCTTTCTTCTGCAGAAAGTTTTCCGCGGCCGCACCAGCCTGAAGGCCAAGATTATGCAGATCATCGTCAGCAACTTGATTGTGCGTCATCTCGCCTCGAGTCCCATCCCCTTGCCTTGGATACTGCTTTGTTTCTAACTAATGATTTTCCGAATTCAGATTGCGCCCATCCAAAACAGCATCTATCTCGTTGCCATGGCTTTGATTGCGGGCGCCCGCACCTACCATCAGGTCCGCGCCACCGTCAAGGTTGGCTTCTGGAGGGTCATGCGCGTCTCCTGGGTCACGTCGCCCATCTGTCTCGCATTTGCCCAAAAGTTCCTGCCCGACCAGCTTTGGGTGCCTTTCTTCAACATCATCTCCTTCATTATCGGCACCTACATCAACACCACGACCAAGAAGAagcgcctcgccgccctgcgcCGAAAGCACTTTGGCGACAGCCGTGATGCTCGCTCCGGTGGCATGGGTAGGCCCGATGACTACCCTCCACCCCCGATGGGCCCGAATCCTCC encodes:
- a CDS encoding integral membrane protein, with the protein product MSVKFERDTVKQTVQNVMSGTLPKDGQIPGTSGRHPLAETVGTALTGGIQNAGTKGYLAAYIKQLESNPLRTKMLTAGSLAGAQELIASWLAKDRNKHGHYFTSRVPKMAAYGALVSAPLGHILIFLLQKVFRGRTSLKAKIMQIIVSNLIIAPIQNSIYLVAMALIAGARTYHQVRATVKVGFWRVMRVSWVTSPICLAFAQKFLPDQLWVPFFNIISFIIGTYINTTTKKKRLAALRRKHFGDSRDARSGGMGRPDDYPPPPMGPNPPY